One genomic region from Vannielia litorea encodes:
- the pstA gene encoding phosphate ABC transporter permease PstA codes for MADATANAPKRHGSLTQVDPRTRRRNAAEARFKAYGLAAIALGIFFLVVLAFSIIRSGVPAFTTTVVSLEMNVSPAEIDQAESGMLKTAAYTKLFIAQLGSQMQEQGIGGEVDPDAIGRILGKVGNDLRAFYQANPDAVGEPVDFTVNASSRVDGYFKGRVTREGLVDSRFLVATDLDVVDQLTEAGIITRQFDWGFLLGKDAGVDNPGGAGIGASVLGSFFMMLVVLVLSLPIGVAASIYLEEFAPKNRFTDIIEVNISNLAAVPSIVFGILGLAVFIQFASLPQSAPLVGGLVLTLMTLPTIIISTRASLKAVPPSIRDAALGVGASKMQAVFHHVLPLAAPGILTGTIIGLAQALGETAPLLLIGMVGFVAREFPTGFWDGFVEPNSAMPAQIYTWAARSDVAFYEKAWGGIIVLLVFLLIMNAIAIVLRRRFERRW; via the coding sequence ATGGCCGACGCTACTGCAAACGCCCCAAAGCGCCACGGTTCGCTCACGCAGGTGGATCCGCGCACGCGCCGCCGCAATGCCGCCGAGGCCCGGTTCAAAGCCTATGGCCTTGCTGCCATCGCGCTGGGGATCTTCTTTCTGGTCGTGCTGGCCTTCTCGATCATCCGCTCGGGCGTGCCGGCCTTCACCACCACGGTGGTGAGCCTCGAGATGAACGTCAGCCCGGCCGAAATCGACCAGGCCGAAAGCGGGATGCTGAAGACCGCCGCCTATACCAAGCTCTTCATTGCCCAGTTGGGCAGCCAGATGCAGGAGCAGGGCATTGGCGGAGAGGTGGACCCCGATGCCATCGGGCGCATTCTGGGCAAGGTCGGCAACGACCTACGGGCCTTTTATCAGGCCAACCCCGATGCGGTGGGCGAACCGGTTGACTTTACGGTGAATGCCTCGAGCCGGGTGGATGGCTACTTCAAGGGCCGCGTGACCCGCGAGGGGCTGGTGGACAGCCGCTTCCTCGTGGCGACTGACCTCGATGTGGTCGATCAGCTGACCGAAGCGGGCATCATCACCCGGCAATTCGACTGGGGCTTCTTGCTGGGCAAGGACGCAGGCGTGGACAATCCCGGCGGCGCGGGCATCGGAGCCTCGGTACTCGGCTCGTTCTTCATGATGCTGGTGGTGCTGGTGCTTTCGCTGCCCATTGGCGTGGCGGCCTCGATCTACCTCGAGGAGTTCGCGCCGAAGAACCGGTTCACCGATATCATCGAGGTGAACATCTCCAACCTCGCGGCGGTTCCCTCCATCGTCTTCGGTATCCTGGGTCTCGCGGTGTTCATCCAGTTTGCCAGCCTGCCGCAGTCGGCGCCGCTGGTGGGCGGCCTCGTGCTTACGCTGATGACGCTGCCGACGATCATCATCTCGACCCGCGCCAGCCTCAAGGCGGTGCCGCCCTCGATCCGGGATGCGGCGCTGGGTGTGGGGGCCTCGAAGATGCAGGCCGTCTTCCACCACGTGCTGCCGCTCGCCGCGCCGGGCATTTTGACCGGCACGATCATCGGCCTCGCACAGGCGCTTGGCGAGACCGCGCCGCTGCTGCTGATCGGGATGGTGGGCTTTGTGGCGCGCGAGTTTCCGACTGGGTTCTGGGATGGGTTCGTTGAGCCCAACTCGGCCATGCCCGCGCAAATCTACACCTGGGCCGCCCGTTCGGACGTGGCCTTCTATGAAAAGGCATGGGGCGGTATCATCGTGCTGCTCGTGTTCCTGCTGATCATGAACGCCATCGCGATCGTGCTGCGGCGGCGCTTTGAGCGGCGCTGGTAA
- the phoB gene encoding phosphate regulon transcriptional regulator PhoB, with translation MSRTAQPLVLVVEDEPAQREVLSYNLEAEGFDLVSADNGEDAILLVEEERPDLIVLDWMLPNLSGIEVCRRLKLKNATRGIPIIMLSARAEEVDRVRGLETGADDYVVKPYSVIELMARIRAQLRRTRPATVGARLEYEDIMLDAETHKVERAGRELKLGPKEFRLLSTFMEKPGRVWSREQLLDRVWGRDIYVDTRTVDVHIGRLRKALGAHGGDDLLRTVRGAGYALG, from the coding sequence ATGAGCAGAACCGCGCAACCGCTTGTTCTGGTTGTAGAAGATGAACCCGCGCAGCGCGAGGTTCTGAGCTACAACCTTGAGGCTGAGGGCTTCGATCTGGTCAGTGCCGACAACGGCGAGGATGCCATCTTGCTGGTCGAGGAGGAACGCCCCGACCTGATCGTGCTGGACTGGATGCTGCCCAACCTGTCGGGCATCGAGGTTTGCCGCCGGTTGAAGCTGAAGAATGCGACCCGTGGTATTCCGATCATCATGCTCTCGGCGCGGGCCGAAGAGGTCGATCGGGTGCGCGGGCTCGAAACCGGCGCCGATGATTACGTCGTCAAGCCCTACAGCGTTATCGAGCTGATGGCCCGGATCCGCGCGCAGTTGCGCCGGACACGGCCTGCGACGGTTGGGGCGCGGCTGGAGTATGAGGACATCATGCTCGATGCCGAAACGCACAAGGTCGAACGGGCTGGCCGTGAGTTGAAGCTGGGGCCTAAGGAGTTTCGGCTGCTTTCGACCTTCATGGAAAAGCCGGGCCGGGTGTGGAGCCGTGAACAGCTGCTCGACCGTGTCTGGGGTCGGGATATCTACGTGGATACCCGGACGGTCGATGTGCATATCGGCCGGCTTCGCAAGGCACTGGGTGCGCACGGCGGGGATGACCTCCTGCGCACGGTCCGTGGCGCGGGCTACGCGCTGGGGTAG
- the pstC gene encoding phosphate ABC transporter permease subunit PstC, with the protein MPVLWIFLIVLGIGALGYVVARQRALASVGNDPRHLHSLPSYYGYMGFLFATAPALLVLIVWLIAGPMVIEKRVAANLPADVVEEAASQNLLMAEVRRVADGLDNAVAMGVLTEGAASNARADLTDMTARLKEAGQVITQNVTVPVLLAAQEMRQANRTSKTWMAVAVIALAVAGAALAVLRAQKDFRARNVVERGVRWMLVGAASIAILTTVGIVLSLLFNTIEFFRIYPASEFFGSLTWSPSFGGGSELGIWPLLWGTLYISIIALLVAVPIGLFAAIYLSEYASPRLRSVAKPLLEILAGIPTIVYGLFALLTVGPLLISVFGDNGLGWMQSGTAVMTAGLVMGIMLIPFVSSLSDDIINAVPQAMRDGSYGLGATQSETIRQVVLPAALPGIVGAVLLAASRAIGETMIVVLGAGAAARLSLNPFEAMTTVTAKIVSQLTGDADFASPEALVAFALGMTLFIITLCLNVFALYIVRKYREQYD; encoded by the coding sequence ATGCCGGTTTTGTGGATCTTCCTGATCGTTCTAGGCATTGGCGCACTGGGCTACGTGGTGGCCCGGCAGCGCGCTCTGGCCTCCGTGGGTAATGACCCGCGCCACCTGCACTCGCTGCCCAGCTACTACGGTTACATGGGCTTTCTGTTTGCCACGGCCCCTGCGCTGCTGGTGCTGATCGTATGGCTCATTGCTGGGCCGATGGTGATCGAGAAGCGCGTGGCGGCAAACCTGCCGGCGGATGTGGTTGAGGAGGCCGCCTCGCAGAACCTGCTGATGGCCGAGGTCCGGCGTGTGGCGGACGGTCTCGACAACGCGGTTGCGATGGGCGTTTTGACGGAAGGCGCAGCCTCCAATGCCCGCGCTGACCTGACGGATATGACCGCCCGCCTCAAGGAAGCCGGTCAGGTGATCACCCAGAACGTGACCGTACCGGTTCTGCTTGCGGCGCAGGAGATGCGCCAGGCTAATCGTACATCGAAGACTTGGATGGCGGTGGCGGTGATCGCACTGGCCGTGGCCGGTGCCGCATTGGCGGTGCTGCGCGCCCAGAAGGATTTTCGCGCCCGGAACGTGGTGGAGCGCGGGGTTCGCTGGATGCTGGTGGGCGCGGCTTCGATCGCCATTCTGACCACCGTGGGCATCGTGCTCTCGCTGCTGTTCAACACCATCGAATTCTTCCGGATCTACCCGGCGAGTGAGTTCTTCGGCTCTCTCACATGGTCGCCCTCCTTCGGCGGTGGCTCGGAACTGGGTATCTGGCCGCTGCTCTGGGGCACGCTCTACATTTCGATCATCGCTCTGCTGGTGGCGGTGCCGATCGGCCTCTTCGCCGCGATCTACCTAAGCGAGTATGCCTCGCCGCGCCTGCGCTCGGTGGCCAAGCCGCTGCTGGAGATCCTCGCCGGCATCCCGACCATCGTGTACGGCCTTTTCGCCCTGCTGACCGTCGGACCGCTGCTGATCAGCGTCTTCGGGGACAACGGGCTGGGCTGGATGCAGTCGGGTACGGCGGTGATGACGGCCGGTCTGGTCATGGGCATCATGCTGATCCCCTTTGTTTCATCGCTGAGCGACGACATCATCAACGCGGTTCCGCAGGCCATGCGCGATGGCTCCTATGGGCTGGGCGCGACCCAGTCGGAGACGATCCGTCAGGTCGTGCTGCCCGCCGCCTTGCCGGGAATCGTTGGCGCGGTGCTGCTGGCCGCGTCCCGCGCCATCGGTGAAACGATGATTGTGGTGCTGGGGGCAGGGGCCGCGGCCCGGCTCTCGCTTAACCCCTTCGAGGCGATGACGACTGTGACCGCCAAGATTGTGAGCCAGCTCACCGGCGATGCTGACTTCGCCTCACCCGAGGCCCTCGTGGCCTTCGCTCTGGGGATGACGCTTTTCATCATCACCCTGTGCCTCAATGTCTTCGCGCTCTACATCGTGCGCAAATACCGGGAGCAATACGACTGA
- a CDS encoding DUF58 domain-containing protein produces MEPVLDIPGVALDAERLIALRDMAVEREVTAPPAAMPGGFLSKRRGSGQEIADTREYVAGDDIRHLDRGSTARTGVLHIRRFQEERDRVTFLVLDLRPSMLWGTGRAFRSVAAAEALALIGWRAVEEGGRVGLMTLGAGGPEIVGARGRTRGMLSVIGGMVRAHNAALTTALEKSSAEPDLAGLLRPLERIAPRGAELMLASGFDVPGDDLGERLGALAQKRHPFLLEVHDRGPGGLPEGQYPVRVQGGAVRMLRVSGAGPGEAAPRGFPAMVIEAAAPVQETARRLHAIWGR; encoded by the coding sequence ATGGAACCCGTGCTCGACATCCCCGGCGTTGCGCTTGATGCCGAGCGGTTGATCGCCCTGCGCGATATGGCGGTGGAGCGCGAGGTTACGGCGCCGCCCGCGGCGATGCCGGGCGGGTTCCTCAGCAAGCGGCGCGGCTCGGGGCAGGAGATAGCCGACACGCGGGAATATGTGGCGGGGGACGACATCCGCCATCTCGACCGGGGCAGCACCGCGCGGACCGGCGTGTTGCACATCAGGCGGTTTCAGGAAGAGCGTGACAGGGTCACGTTCTTGGTGCTCGATTTGCGGCCCTCGATGCTCTGGGGCACAGGCCGCGCGTTTCGATCTGTCGCGGCGGCCGAAGCTCTGGCTCTGATCGGCTGGCGGGCGGTCGAGGAGGGCGGCCGTGTGGGGCTGATGACGCTTGGCGCGGGTGGGCCCGAGATTGTAGGCGCACGTGGGCGCACGCGCGGCATGCTCTCGGTGATCGGCGGGATGGTTCGCGCGCATAATGCGGCGCTGACGACTGCATTGGAGAAATCTAGTGCCGAGCCGGACCTCGCAGGGTTGCTCAGGCCGCTGGAGCGAATTGCACCACGTGGTGCCGAACTGATGCTGGCGAGCGGCTTCGACGTGCCGGGTGACGACCTTGGAGAGCGTTTGGGGGCACTGGCCCAAAAGCGGCATCCTTTCTTGCTCGAGGTGCACGATCGTGGGCCGGGGGGGCTGCCGGAGGGGCAATACCCTGTGCGGGTTCAAGGTGGCGCGGTGCGAATGCTGCGTGTGTCTGGCGCAGGACCGGGAGAGGCGGCGCCCCGCGGCTTTCCAGCGATGGTGATTGAGGCCGCGGCGCCGGTGCAGGAGACCGCGCGGCGGCTACACGCGATCTGGGGGCGATGA
- the phoU gene encoding phosphate signaling complex protein PhoU, with translation MSALPPNEQHIASAFDRDLEAIQAMIMKMGGMVETAIVEAAASLDARDEETAERVRKNDQAIDALEEQVAEEVARLIALRAPVGTDLRTALSVMKISGNLERVGDYAKNMAKRTGVLVQLDPIEGATTSIRRMCRAVEGMLKDALDAYIQRDAELAEDVRNRDQEVDQMYNALFREFLTYMMEDPRNITACMHLHFIAKNTERMGDHVTSIAEQVIYLVTGEMPEDARPKETAPAYEVGS, from the coding sequence ATGTCCGCACTTCCCCCGAACGAACAGCATATCGCCTCGGCCTTCGACCGTGATCTGGAAGCCATTCAGGCGATGATCATGAAGATGGGCGGCATGGTGGAGACCGCCATCGTAGAGGCCGCCGCCTCGCTGGATGCGCGCGACGAGGAGACCGCCGAGCGCGTCCGCAAGAACGACCAGGCGATTGACGCACTGGAAGAGCAGGTGGCCGAAGAGGTCGCCCGGCTGATCGCGCTGCGTGCGCCTGTGGGCACCGACCTGCGCACCGCCCTCTCGGTGATGAAAATCTCCGGCAATCTGGAGCGGGTGGGCGACTATGCCAAGAACATGGCGAAGCGCACCGGGGTACTGGTGCAGCTCGACCCGATTGAGGGTGCCACGACTTCGATCCGCCGGATGTGCCGCGCGGTGGAAGGCATGCTCAAGGATGCCTTGGACGCCTATATCCAGCGTGATGCCGAGTTGGCCGAGGATGTGCGCAACCGCGACCAGGAAGTGGACCAGATGTACAACGCGCTGTTCCGCGAGTTCCTGACCTACATGATGGAAGATCCGCGCAACATCACGGCCTGCATGCACTTGCATTTCATCGCCAAGAACACCGAGCGCATGGGCGATCATGTGACCTCGATTGCAGAGCAGGTGATTTACCTTGTCACCGGCGAGATGCCGGAAGACGCCAGACCCAAGGAGACAGCCCCGGCCTATGAAGTCGGGAGCTGA
- a CDS encoding AAA family ATPase, which yields MDKDAGSPGLAALSAHLAEVLIGHERLIERLLTGILAGGHLLVEGAPGLAKTRAVKALAGALSGSFARIQCTPDLLPSDLTGTPVFRPQTGDFEFVPGPIFHNLVLVDEINRAPPKVQSALLEAMGEGQVTSGDATHALPDPFLVVATQNPIEHEGTFPLPEAQLDRFLLHVVLDLPDALTERRILDLVEAEGQEPAGALPVAEDIRAARKAAMTTHLSGPIRDYIVRIVTATRAAPFAEELSHPASPRGSLALASAAKARAWLRGRDHVLPEDVETLAEDALAHRLVLTWAAQSEGRSARGLVADVLAATDPL from the coding sequence ATGGACAAGGACGCAGGCAGCCCCGGGCTGGCCGCACTCTCTGCGCATCTGGCCGAGGTGCTCATTGGCCATGAGCGGCTGATCGAGCGGTTGCTGACAGGCATTCTCGCTGGCGGTCATCTGCTGGTCGAAGGTGCACCGGGGCTGGCCAAGACGCGTGCCGTGAAGGCTTTGGCCGGGGCTCTCAGCGGGTCTTTCGCCCGTATCCAGTGCACGCCGGATCTGCTGCCTTCTGATCTAACCGGCACTCCTGTGTTCAGGCCACAGACCGGGGACTTTGAGTTCGTGCCGGGCCCGATCTTTCATAACCTCGTGCTGGTGGACGAGATCAACCGTGCCCCGCCCAAGGTGCAGTCGGCCTTGCTGGAGGCGATGGGCGAGGGGCAGGTGACCTCGGGCGACGCGACTCACGCGTTGCCCGATCCGTTCCTCGTGGTGGCGACGCAAAACCCGATCGAGCATGAAGGCACCTTTCCGCTGCCAGAGGCGCAACTCGATCGGTTTTTGCTCCATGTTGTGCTGGACCTGCCGGATGCGTTGACCGAGCGGCGCATTCTGGATCTTGTCGAGGCCGAAGGGCAGGAACCAGCCGGGGCTTTGCCGGTCGCCGAGGATATCCGCGCGGCCCGAAAGGCGGCAATGACGACCCATCTCAGCGGGCCGATCCGGGATTACATCGTGCGGATCGTCACAGCCACGCGGGCGGCACCCTTCGCAGAGGAGCTTTCACATCCGGCCAGCCCACGCGGCTCGCTCGCGCTGGCCTCGGCGGCGAAGGCCCGGGCATGGCTGCGTGGGCGCGATCACGTCTTGCCTGAAGATGTCGAGACCCTCGCCGAGGATGCCTTGGCGCACCGGCTGGTGCTGACGTGGGCCGCGCAGTCAGAGGGGCGAAGCGCGCGGGGGCTAGTGGCCGACGTGCTGGCCGCGACCGATCCGCTGTGA
- the pstB gene encoding phosphate ABC transporter ATP-binding protein PstB: MNDMRPLERIVDTDNIKISAKGCQVYYGETHAIKDVDVQIEDNTVTAFIGPSGCGKSTFLRCLNRMNDTIDICRVEGEILLDGENIYDKKVDPVQLRAKVGMVFQKPNPFPKSIYDNIAYGPRIHGLAKSKADLDVIVEKSLRRGAIWDEVKDRLDKPGTGLSGGQQQRLCIARAVATEPEVLLMDEPCSALDPIATSQVEELIDELRTQYSVVIVTHSMQQAARVSQKTAFFHLGNLVEFGETGQIFTNPTDPRTESYISGRIG, from the coding sequence ATGAATGACATGCGACCGCTGGAGAGAATAGTGGATACCGACAACATCAAGATCTCGGCCAAGGGGTGTCAGGTCTATTACGGCGAAACTCACGCGATCAAGGACGTGGACGTTCAGATCGAAGACAACACCGTGACTGCGTTCATTGGCCCGTCGGGCTGCGGTAAGTCCACGTTCTTGCGCTGCCTGAACCGGATGAACGACACCATCGACATCTGCCGCGTCGAGGGCGAGATCCTGCTGGATGGCGAAAACATCTATGACAAGAAGGTCGACCCGGTGCAGCTGCGCGCCAAGGTGGGGATGGTGTTTCAGAAGCCGAACCCGTTCCCCAAATCGATTTACGACAACATCGCCTATGGGCCGCGCATTCACGGGCTGGCGAAGTCGAAGGCCGATCTCGATGTGATCGTCGAAAAATCGCTCCGTCGCGGCGCGATCTGGGACGAGGTGAAGGACCGACTCGACAAACCCGGCACCGGCCTTTCCGGTGGCCAGCAACAGCGGCTCTGCATTGCCCGCGCCGTGGCGACGGAGCCTGAGGTGCTGCTGATGGACGAGCCCTGCTCGGCGCTCGACCCAATCGCCACCTCTCAGGTGGAGGAGCTGATTGATGAGCTTCGGACTCAATATTCGGTGGTGATCGTGACCCACTCGATGCAGCAGGCCGCGCGCGTGAGCCAAAAGACGGCCTTCTTCCATCTCGGCAACCTGGTGGAGTTTGGCGAGACCGGCCAGATCTTCACCAACCCGACCGACCCGCGCACCGAATCCTACATCTCCGGCAGAATTGGCTGA
- a CDS encoding substrate-binding domain-containing protein yields MSFTKLTVSTLALTALAAGTAAARDQVQVAGSSTVLPYASIVAEAFGENTDFPTPVVESGGSSAGLKRFCEGVGENTIDVANASRAIREKEIAACADAGVTDIIEVRIGYDGIVFASQQSGPAFTAFEPTDIFNALAPKVMVDGELVDNPYTKWNEFNADLPDAEIAAFIPGTKHGTREVFEEKVLAAGCEATGALEAMVAGGMSEDDAEDACLAVRTDGKSVDIDGDYTETLARIDANPNGIGVFGLAFYENNQDKLKVATMSGIEPKTETIASGEYPVSRPLYFYIKKAHIGVIPGLKEYAQFFISDDLAGPSGPLANYGLVSDPELSKTQAMVNEEKTMGEGM; encoded by the coding sequence ATGTCTTTCACCAAGCTCACCGTTTCCACCCTCGCGCTGACCGCGCTGGCCGCCGGCACTGCTGCTGCGCGTGACCAAGTGCAGGTTGCCGGGTCCTCGACCGTGCTGCCCTATGCCTCTATCGTCGCCGAAGCCTTCGGCGAGAACACCGACTTCCCGACCCCGGTCGTGGAATCGGGCGGCTCCTCGGCTGGCCTCAAGCGTTTCTGCGAAGGCGTGGGCGAGAACACCATCGACGTGGCCAACGCCTCGCGCGCCATCCGCGAAAAAGAGATCGCCGCCTGTGCCGACGCTGGCGTGACCGATATCATCGAAGTGCGCATCGGCTATGATGGCATCGTGTTTGCCAGCCAGCAATCCGGCCCGGCCTTCACCGCCTTTGAGCCGACCGACATCTTCAACGCGCTTGCCCCCAAGGTGATGGTTGACGGCGAACTGGTCGACAACCCCTACACCAAGTGGAACGAGTTCAACGCCGATCTGCCCGACGCCGAGATCGCCGCGTTCATCCCCGGCACCAAGCACGGCACCCGTGAAGTCTTCGAAGAGAAGGTTCTTGCTGCCGGTTGTGAAGCCACGGGCGCGCTGGAAGCGATGGTTGCTGGCGGTATGTCCGAGGACGACGCCGAGGATGCCTGCCTCGCCGTGCGCACCGACGGCAAGTCGGTCGACATCGACGGCGACTACACCGAGACCCTCGCCCGCATCGACGCCAACCCCAACGGCATCGGCGTGTTCGGCCTGGCGTTCTACGAGAACAACCAGGACAAGCTGAAGGTCGCCACCATGAGCGGCATCGAACCGAAGACCGAGACCATCGCCTCCGGCGAGTACCCGGTATCGCGTCCGCTGTACTTCTACATCAAGAAGGCCCACATCGGCGTGATCCCCGGTCTGAAAGAGTACGCCCAGTTCTTCATCTCCGATGATCTGGCTGGCCCCTCTGGCCCGCTCGCCAACTACGGCCTCGTCTCCGACCCCGAGCTGTCGAAGACCCAGGCCATGGTGAACGAAGAGAAGACCATGGGCGAAGGCATGTAA
- a CDS encoding GFA family protein: MIVSSGQEFLKCGPAALNVGAEDTAAIEGKAMKTGGCQCGNVRFKIEGEPINEVFCYCTECQQRTGSDKWFGLWIASPNLSFIQGHEPAQFTRKGASGRDVHHHFCPECGINVCADMTAGGFYTVAATSIDGGWPHKPKAAIYAASAPHWAVLPQDIPVYDGLPPM; encoded by the coding sequence ATGATTGTCTCGAGCGGCCAAGAGTTTTTAAAATGTGGGCCCGCGGCCCTTAATGTTGGGGCCGAGGATACAGCTGCAATCGAAGGAAAAGCCATGAAAACAGGTGGATGCCAATGCGGAAACGTGCGTTTCAAAATCGAGGGCGAGCCTATCAATGAGGTCTTCTGCTACTGCACCGAATGTCAGCAACGGACCGGCAGTGACAAGTGGTTCGGCCTATGGATCGCCAGCCCGAACCTGAGCTTCATCCAAGGACACGAACCCGCTCAATTTACCCGCAAGGGAGCCTCCGGGCGAGATGTCCATCACCACTTCTGCCCGGAGTGCGGTATTAACGTATGTGCTGACATGACCGCAGGTGGCTTTTACACCGTCGCCGCCACCAGCATCGACGGTGGCTGGCCGCACAAACCCAAAGCCGCGATCTATGCCGCTTCAGCGCCGCACTGGGCCGTCCTGCCCCAAGACATCCCCGTTTATGATGGCCTGCCGCCTATGTGA